The genomic DNA CATTTAATTGGTTAGATTTACTACCAAATTCTTGAGCCAAATTATCCCATAAATATGTAATATTATGACGATAACGTTTTAAAGAAATTTTATGTTTAACGGAGTTGGAAAAATAGGGTTCTTCATAGCATAATCTATTTAATACCCAACGTTGACCATGTTTTTCTTTTCCATATATGAGATATATTCCTAGTTTTAATGGTTGTTCTAAAAAATCAGTAAAATCTTGAATTTGATTTTTATAATTCAAATCTTCGAGAGCATTTTTAATAATATTCTCTGGTTCAGATACATTTATAACAACATTTTTTACGGTTTTAGGTTGCTGTTTTTTGGGAGGGTTATCATAATCATCTTCCTCTAAATCTAAATTTAAAAAACTAAAAAAACTAAACAATGTTTTATAAAGAGATGATTTATTAGGGTTATTAATTATTTCTGATATCACCTCACGATCAATACCTGTATCCATTCCTATTTGATCATATTCATAATCATCTTTATATTTTTCATTTAAAGCAAAGATTAATTTATCTCTACCATTTTTAGTTAAAATACAACTTTTTTGATTTTTCACAAACTGATATACCTGAAAAACTATAAAAATTTAATTGTCAGTATTCGGAATGATAAGATCCCCGACTTCTTTGATGATCATATCAATAAATTTTGAATTGTTAACAGAAGTCGGGGATATGGGTAAAAATTATCAAGATTTAATCTCAATCTAGTTTACTCTTTGCGGATCTTCTTGAAAATCCCTGCGGATCATCCGCAACACTAAAATCATACCATGAATGATGGTAAAAACCCTGCTATCACTGGGTTATAGAACTTACAAAAATTATTTTCAAAATTGCGGATCTTCTCTGCGGATGATCCGCTAATACGAAAAATTACTGGTTTATGGTGAGGGAGTTAAACAAAAAAGAAACAATTATGAAACTCACTGTAGAGAACAATAATCAAAAACTCCGTATCTATTTGGAGTTGTCTAGTGAAGAAGTCACACTTTACAAAAGATGCTTAATTGGATTTTTCAGCGTCTCTTTACCTCTGTTGTTTTCTTACACTAGTTTGATTAGAGTTATCAATCCTATTCAAACAAAACCTCTACCCCCACAAAATGAAACCACTACAGGAGTCAAAGAAATGCTAGATTGATTTATTCTAGGACTTACGCATTTTAACAAAACATCGGAGGTGAGATTGCTTCCTTACGTCGCAATGACAGTATTTAAAGTAGGTTTTGCGTAAGTCCTGTATTTATAAAGCAAAACTCCGTCATAACTATTGTAAAGAGGTTAAGACGGAGAAATCAAAAACTGAGTTAAGTTCAATAATTATCACAATGAATAGAATATCAGATATTTTATATTAAGTTTAATGATGCAGCATCCAATCATCTTTTCCTTTTTCTCTGGTTCAGGTTTTCTAGATTTAGGGTTTGAAAATACAGGTTATAAAATCGCTTACATCAACGAAATCTTCCCTCCTTTTATGTCTGCTTATCGCTATTCACGGGAAATACTGAAACTACCAGAACCTGAATATGGATATCATCAAGGGGAAGATGCAGATGTGAGTAAATTAACTCAAGGAAATGCCGCCCAAAAATTAAATGAATTTATTAAAGATGCACGTAAAAATAATATAATAGGCTTTATTGGTGGTCCACCTTGTCCTGATTTTTCTATTGGTGGTAAAAATAAAGGTTATTTAGGTGAAAATGGTCAACTTTCATCTGCTTATATTGAATTAATTTGTCAAAATTTACCCGATTTATTTTTATTTGAAAATGTTAAAGGTTTATGGAGAACTAAAAAACATCGTTTATTTTACGAATGTTTGAAAAGACAATTACAAGAAATCGGTTATATTTTAACAGAACGGTTAATTAATGCGATTGAATATGGTGTACCGCAAGATAGAGACAGAATTATTTTGATTGGTTTTAAAAATAATTTTCTCCAAGATATAGGAATAAAAAATGATTTTATCTTTCCTTGGGAAAAATATATTAGATATCCTCAAAATCAAGTTTTTGCCTATCCTTGGATTAAAAATGAACCATTTAAAGAAAATTCTTTTACTTATTGTCCTGAGAATATTCCTCAAGAATTAACAGTTGAATATTGGTTTTTAAAAAATAATGTGCTGCACCATCCCAATTCAAAACATTATTTTCAACCCAGATCAGGTATCAATAAAATGGCAATTATTGATGAGGGAGATGATTCCAGAAAATCATTTAAACGTTTACACAGATGGCGTTATTCTCCTACAGCTTGTTATGGAAATAATGAGGTACATTTGCATCCTTACAAAATTCGCCGTATTTCTGTAGCTGAAGCTTTAGCTATTCAATCTTTACCCGCAAATTTTTCACTACCGGAAAATATGTCACTTACGAATATGTTTAAAACAGTGGGTAATGGTGTACCGTATTTAGCAGCGCAAGCATTAGCTGAAAGTGTTATTGATTTTTTAGGAGTTGAAACTATCCTCTAATTTTCAAGATAGACTTGTAGATATATATGATTTAATAGATCAATACCTTGTCCAAATTAGAAAAAGGCTTGATTTGTAGTTTGGGTTGAAGCATGAAACTCAACAAATGCGTTGGGTTGCGCTGTCGCTTAACCCAACCTACAGAAAATGGACAAGGTATTAATAGATAGATAATGTTTTATTGTTTCATCAAGTTTAATAAATTAAAACTGGTAACATAAATGATGTCAGCAAACTATCCCAATATTGATATTGCACCATTTATAGACCATTCTCTGCTGTTACCAACTACCACCCCAGAGCAGATAGAAAAGTGGTGTGACGAAGCGTATCGGTTTAATTTTGCATCGGTTTGTATAAATCCTTGCTACGTTAAGCAAGCAGTTGAACTTCTCCACAACAAAAACCCCAAAGTCTGTACAGTAATCGGTTTTCCCACTGGTGGAACAACTTCAGCGGTGAAGTTATACGAAGCGCAAGAAGCCTTAGAAAATGGTGCTTCAGAGTTAGATGTAATGATTAACTTGGGCTGGTTAAAAGCGGGTAAAACCGAAGAAGTACACCGGGAAATAGCTACAATTTGTGAAGTAGCTGGGCAATGCGTCAAGGTAATTTTAGAAACAAGTTTACTGACAGATGCTGAGAAAAAAATCGCGGCTGAATTAGCGATGGATGCGGGTGCAGCATTCTTAAAAACCAGTACGGGTTGGAATGGTGGCGCGACTGTAGCGGATGTACGCTTATTAAAGGAAATAGCCAAAGAAAGGGTGGGAATAAAAGCATCAGGAGGAATTCGCACCCATAATGACGCTTTAGATTTAATCATGGCTGGTGCTACCAGATTAGGTACATCTCGCGGTA from Okeanomitos corallinicola TIOX110 includes the following:
- the deoC gene encoding deoxyribose-phosphate aldolase; translation: MSANYPNIDIAPFIDHSLLLPTTTPEQIEKWCDEAYRFNFASVCINPCYVKQAVELLHNKNPKVCTVIGFPTGGTTSAVKLYEAQEALENGASELDVMINLGWLKAGKTEEVHREIATICEVAGQCVKVILETSLLTDAEKKIAAELAMDAGAAFLKTSTGWNGGATVADVRLLKEIAKERVGIKASGGIRTHNDALDLIMAGATRLGTSRGIELLRQRDRPEVDEGVSG
- a CDS encoding DNA cytosine methyltransferase → MMQHPIIFSFFSGSGFLDLGFENTGYKIAYINEIFPPFMSAYRYSREILKLPEPEYGYHQGEDADVSKLTQGNAAQKLNEFIKDARKNNIIGFIGGPPCPDFSIGGKNKGYLGENGQLSSAYIELICQNLPDLFLFENVKGLWRTKKHRLFYECLKRQLQEIGYILTERLINAIEYGVPQDRDRIILIGFKNNFLQDIGIKNDFIFPWEKYIRYPQNQVFAYPWIKNEPFKENSFTYCPENIPQELTVEYWFLKNNVLHHPNSKHYFQPRSGINKMAIIDEGDDSRKSFKRLHRWRYSPTACYGNNEVHLHPYKIRRISVAEALAIQSLPANFSLPENMSLTNMFKTVGNGVPYLAAQALAESVIDFLGVETIL